The region AGGCAAAGGCGTTGCCCTTAGCACCCGAAACCTCAACATCGAAAGCATACAGGATAGCGCCGTCTACCGCAGCAAACAGCAAAACCTCAGCGGCTCGGTAACCGTCGGTTACGGCGCATCCGCGACTGCCGACTACAACCAAAGCAAAACCAACGCCGACCACCGCAGTATCAGCGAACAAAGCGGCATCTTTGCCGGTGACGACGGCTTCCAAGTCAACGTGGCAAACCATACCGACTTAAAAGGCGGCATCATCACCGCCACCGAAACAGCCGAAAGCGAAGGCAGAAACCGCTTTCAGACGGCCTCAATCAGCCACGGCGACATTGAAAACCACAGCCGCTATGAAGGCGACGGCTTCGGCATCGGCGTATCAGGCAGCATCAGCGGCCAAAGCCTCGGCCAAACCGCACCTGCTGCCGACAGCCGCATCCAAACCGTCGCCACTAAAAACGGTATCGACAGCAGCATCGGCTACGGCAGCGACGGCGGCAGTCAAAGCAGTGTTACCCGCAGCGGCATCGGCACGCGCAACATCATCATCGGCAACGATACCGATGGCACACAGGCAGCAGCGGTATACACCGGCACCCGCACCGAAACCGCCGAACAAAACTCAGGCCGTCTGAACAACATCTTTGACAAAGAACGGGTGCAGAGCGAGATTGATTTGCAGCGGAAGGTCAGTCAGGAATTCAGCAAAAATGTGCAGGAAGTCAGAACGGAAATCAACCACAAAGCCGAAGGCTACAAAGCACTCGCCAAAGCAGCGGAAGACAAAGCTGCCCAAGCATTACAAAACGGCGATTTGAATGCCTACCGTGAAGCCGTACAAACCGCCAACGAGCACCATCAAAAGGCCGACAACTGGCAAAAAGGCGGCGTAGCCCTAGCTGCCGTGGCCACAGGTTTGAGCGCACCGACCGACAGCGCATTAGGCATTGCCGCCGCAGCGGCAAGTCCGGCCGCTGCCTATCAAATCGGCCAATACTTCAAAGAACTGGCGCAACAGAATTCAGACGGCAAACTTACCGGTAAACAGGAAACCGCCCACATCCTCGCCCATGCGGTATTGGGCGCAGCAACGGCAGCGGCGGGAGACAACAACGCCCTGGCCGGCGCCATCAGTGCAGGCAGTGCCGAAGCCGCCGCACCGCTAATCGGCAACTATCTCTACGGTGAGAAAGACGGCAGCAAACTGACTGCGGAGCAGAAAGAAACCGTAACGGCGATTACAAACCTGTTGGGAACGGCTACGGGGGCGGCGGTTGGGAACAGTACTGCGAATGCGGCTCAGGGTGGTTTGGTTGCGGGGAGTGCTGTTGAGAATAATTATTATCTCACAAGCAATGCACTCAACAAAAAACCTGAAGAAGTTCGCAATATTTATAAGGTATTAAAGAACAAGGTAATCAAAGAATGTAATGGCGGAAGAATTCAGGAATGTCGGCAAGACATTGAGCGTATTATCAATTTCGCTCAAGATTCAAGATTTGCACAAAATCATAAAGACTTGCAAAATGAATCTATGCAATTTTTATCCCAGCATCAGACTTTGCTTGTCGATTATTTAACGGCACGATACGAAACACTGAGTCGGGAAGATAAAAGTATTCTTAATCGTTATATTACACCGGGAGCAGAGATTGTAGCCGGTGCTTCGGGAATTGTAATTTCCGTAAAAGGCGGGGTTGCTACCTGTCCCCAATCATTCGGTTTAACCTGCAGTGCTGCTGCTGTTGGCCTTTTTTCATCAACAGATCACTTGGCTACCGGTCTGAATAATTTTGGGAAGAAAGCCAGTGAACAAAGTCCCACCATCACTGTTCAAGAATTGAAGAAACTGGGTTTGTCTGAGCAGGCTGCTGATTATGTACAGCTTGCGATAGATACCTTGAGTGTAGGAAAAGCAGCCACAGGTATTCCTAAACCGAAGCCGATTCCGAAGATGACCATGCTGAGTACTTCGGAAGGGACTGCTAATGCGGCAACCTATCCCAAACTGATTAATCAGTTAAATGAACAAAACTTAAAAAAATATTGCTGAACAAGATTCAAGATTGGCTGCGGCAATTCAAGGACAAGGGAATTTTAATATTGGGACAGCTACTAAAAGTGAAGCTGATAAATTGGGAATGATTTGGGTTGGAGATGGTGCAAGAGAAACTAGTGGTGGCGGCTGGCTTAGTCGAGATGGAACAAGACAATATCGTCCACCAAGCAATAAACGGTCACTGTATGCTACAACTGGGGTACAGGCTAATTTCGAAACCTTTGAAATCAATCCGATAACTGGGATGAAAACATTAATTAAAAATGGTCATTTAAATATCAAATAATCAATTGGAACTTGATATATGAATTTAGAATTGAAAAAAATTTATAGTATTGACTATGATTTAAATAACTTTCCTTTAGATAAAATTGATAATTTTTTTATGGTAGTAACAATGTCTATTGGATTTATAAATGAAGATGGAGCAGATGATTTTACTGTATATATATATACAACCAAATGGCTACAAGAAAATATATTTAGCCCCCAACTAGGTAAAAACTCCATAATTATAAATAAATTTGATTTGCATGAGCTAATTGTTTTAATCAATTCTGTTTTAGAATTATGTAATTCTGAAAATGATGAACTCGCATTTTATAATCTATCTAAATATTTTCTATGGGAGTTTGATGGTTATAAAGATTAAAAAAACAACAAACTGTAGGGGTAATTCATTGGCTAACTCATCATCGGTAGCAACTATAGCAAAGATTATATCAGCGCCGACTACAGCCAAAGCAAGTAAGTGTAGGGTGGGCAACTTGTTGCCCACCTAACTGACAAAATGCTGGAACTGTTAGGACAAAATCAACGCCGACCACCGAAGCGTAACCGAACAAAGCGGCCTTTACGCAGGAGACGACGGCTTCCAAGTCAACGTGGCAAACCATACCGACTTAAAAGGCGGCCTAATTACTGCCACCGAAACAGCCGAAAGCGAAGGCAGAAACCGCTTTTAGACGGCCTCAATCAGCCACGGCGACATTGAAAACCACAGCCGCTATGAAGGCGACGGCTTCGGCATCGGCGTATCAGGCAGCATCAGCGGCCAAAGCCTCGGCCAAACCGCACCTGCTGCCGACAGCCGCATCCAAACCGTCGCCACTAAAAACGGTATCGACAGCAGCATCGGCTACGGCAGCGACGGCGGCAGTCAAAGCAGTGTTACCAAAAGCGGCATCGGCACCCGCAACATCGTCATCGGCAACGACCCGACAGGCAAAAAAGCCGAAGCGGTTTACACCGACACCTGAACCGAAACCGCCGAAGCCGCATCAGGCCGTCTGAAAAATACGTTTGATAAAGACAAGGTACAGCGCGAGATTGATTTACAGCGTAAGGTCAGTCAGGAGTTCAGCAAAAATGTGCAGTCGGCCAATAGCGAAATCAACCAAAAACTGGATACGCTGAAAGAACAGAAAGAAAAAGGCCTTATCAGCGAAGCCGAGTACCGGGAAAAAACCGGTAACTGGCAGAAAGGCAAAGTGCTGCTCAACAGCATTGCCGCCGACTTATCCGCACCGACCGACAGCGTAGCAGGCATTGCAGCCGCCACTGCAAGTCCGGCCGTATCCTATCAAATCGGACAACACTTCAAAGAACTGGCGCAACAGAATTCAGACGGCAATCTGACCGCTAAACAGGAAACCGCCCACATCCTCGCCCATACGGTATTGGGTGCGGCCACCGCAGCGGCAGGAGATAACAACGCCCTGGCCGGCGCCATCAGTGCCGGCAGTGCCGAAGCGGCCGCACCATTAATCGGCAACTATCTCTACGGAGAAAAAGACGGCAGCAAACTGACGGCGGAGCAGAAAGAAACCGTAACGGCGATTACAAACCTGTTGGGAACGGCTACGGGGGCGGCTGTTGGGAACAGTACTGCGAATGCGGTGCAAGGCAGTTTGGCTGCAGGGAACGCGGTAGAAAATAACTGGGCCCACACTCTAGGAGTGAATGACT is a window of Neisseria yangbaofengii DNA encoding:
- a CDS encoding Imm8 family immunity protein, with amino-acid sequence MNLELKKIYSIDYDLNNFPLDKIDNFFMVVTMSIGFINEDGADDFTVYIYTTKWLQENIFSPQLGKNSIIINKFDLHELIVLINSVLELCNSENDELAFYNLSKYFLWEFDGYKD